The following are encoded together in the Anaerolineae bacterium genome:
- the tatC gene encoding twin-arginine translocase subunit TatC, with translation MSEDTELRMTVVEHLMELRDRLIKACLALVVGIFVGVFFARRFLELLLIPLGASGRVQSLRPAENIMVFFKVALILGMVLAMPVIFYEIMAFIAPGLTKEEKRILMYIVPAATILFALGVGFGAFVMLPFTLSYLQTFLSDLIQPNYSIDYYISFVTNFTLAIGVAFETPLAIAFLARLGFISPKRLRNGRRYAIVIIAILAAIITPTPDPFNMMLVMAPLLLLYEFGILLARVVYRPRPSYISETAPAKA, from the coding sequence ATGTCAGAGGATACCGAACTGCGGATGACCGTTGTCGAGCACTTGATGGAGCTGCGCGATCGGCTGATCAAGGCCTGTCTAGCGCTGGTCGTCGGGATCTTCGTCGGCGTCTTCTTCGCGCGCCGCTTCCTAGAGCTGCTGCTGATACCCCTGGGAGCATCGGGTAGGGTGCAATCTCTGAGGCCAGCCGAGAACATTATGGTCTTCTTCAAGGTCGCCCTCATCTTGGGCATGGTCTTGGCTATGCCGGTCATCTTTTACGAGATCATGGCCTTCATTGCGCCCGGCCTCACGAAAGAGGAAAAGCGCATCCTCATGTACATCGTGCCGGCCGCAACGATCCTCTTCGCCCTTGGGGTGGGGTTCGGCGCCTTTGTCATGTTGCCTTTCACGTTGAGCTACCTACAGACCTTTCTCAGCGACCTGATCCAGCCGAATTACTCGATTGATTACTATATCAGTTTTGTGACCAACTTTACCCTGGCTATCGGTGTCGCCTTCGAGACCCCGCTAGCCATTGCCTTCCTAGCCCGGCTGGGGTTCATCAGCCCAAAGAGATTGCGCAATGGACGCCGATACGCTATCGTGATCATTGCCATCTTAGCCGCTATCATCACCCCCACCCCAGATCCCTTTAACATGATGCTGGTAATGGCCCCTTTGCTCCTTTTGTACGAGTTTGGCATCCTGCTTGCGCGCGTGGTGTATCGCCCCCGCCCTAGTTACATCAGCGAGACCGCCCCTGCTAAGGCGTAA
- the tatB gene encoding Sec-independent protein translocase protein TatB, with amino-acid sequence MNIFGVGPWEVVLIAILALIFIGPEKLPEIMRQIGRVVGELRRMSSEITREFQEELAPLQEIQSELTGTLKTGQKAAEKPQPPTTAIRPAPPSALTASAGEQSPSSVAAQTTSGPEKSTGPVNLPEKVGSSEETATPKPEAITTSGGELPQNVQDKSVTPTLSELPTEAAPAYPTEASDAPMAVETRASSNGPILSVEAKGELPGASKVLPSEPHLSSAE; translated from the coding sequence ATGAACATCTTCGGTGTTGGACCCTGGGAAGTGGTCCTGATCGCCATCCTGGCACTGATCTTCATCGGCCCGGAGAAGTTGCCAGAGATCATGCGGCAGATCGGGCGCGTAGTGGGTGAGCTACGCCGCATGTCGTCTGAGATCACCCGGGAGTTCCAAGAGGAGCTCGCGCCCTTACAAGAGATTCAAAGTGAGCTGACCGGAACATTGAAGACTGGGCAGAAGGCTGCCGAAAAACCGCAACCGCCGACAACCGCAATCAGGCCAGCGCCGCCATCCGCCTTAACGGCCTCCGCCGGAGAGCAATCGCCTTCTAGTGTCGCTGCTCAGACAACCAGTGGGCCTGAAAAGTCCACTGGGCCGGTCAACCTTCCAGAGAAAGTCGGTTCATCGGAAGAGACTGCTACCCCAAAGCCGGAAGCGATCACTACTTCAGGGGGAGAACTCCCGCAGAACGTTCAGGATAAGTCTGTTACTCCGACGTTATCGGAGCTGCCTACTGAGGCCGCTCCCGCTTATCCGACTGAGGCGTCAGACGCGCCCATGGCAGTCGAGACGAGAGCGTCCTCGAATGGGCCGATCCTGTCTGTCGAGGCGAAAGGCGAGCTGCCAGGTGCGTCGAAGGTGTTGCCCTCCGAGCCTCACCTTTCTTCTGCGGAGTAG
- the nusB gene encoding transcription antitermination factor NusB has protein sequence MKVRRRARVVVLQSLFEIDLAGHDPSAVLQERLSHTSLPPAGQAFAQRLLFGVLANRQVLDQIIAHYAPEWPIEQMAAIDRNILRMALYEIAAGDDTPLKVAINEAIELAKMFGSESSPRFVNGVLGSVVDEKGQAGLAQLISKTKASEVSEA, from the coding sequence GTGAAGGTGAGACGACGGGCGCGCGTGGTCGTATTGCAATCGTTGTTTGAGATTGATCTGGCCGGTCATGACCCTTCTGCTGTGTTGCAAGAGCGGCTTAGCCACACTAGCCTGCCTCCGGCCGGCCAGGCCTTTGCCCAACGTCTCCTGTTTGGCGTTTTGGCGAATCGCCAGGTTCTAGACCAGATCATCGCCCACTACGCGCCAGAATGGCCCATCGAGCAAATGGCGGCTATAGATCGTAACATTCTACGGATGGCGCTGTATGAGATCGCAGCCGGGGACGACACTCCTTTAAAGGTAGCCATTAACGAGGCGATCGAGTTGGCCAAGATGTTTGGCAGTGAATCTAGTCCCCGCTTTGTGAACGGCGTTTTAGGCTCTGTGGTAGATGAAAAGGGCCAGGCAGGCCTGGCACAACTGATCTCGAAGACAAAAGCCTCCGAGGTCTCAGAGGCTTAG
- a CDS encoding Asp23/Gls24 family envelope stress response protein — protein sequence MEEKLGKVIIAPEVLTTIVRLTALSQPGVRRMAPAFPPLGRLWGRADTAEGVHLDIADDSVAVDLYIIADASVNMRELGETLQREIARAIQDMVGMMVRQVNVHIDGVEFASTSELASSSRDLSRPSRPSGR from the coding sequence ATGGAAGAGAAGCTGGGTAAGGTCATCATCGCTCCCGAAGTGTTGACCACGATTGTACGGCTCACAGCGCTGTCACAGCCGGGCGTGCGGCGGATGGCTCCCGCGTTTCCACCGCTAGGACGGTTGTGGGGGCGCGCCGATACTGCTGAAGGGGTGCACCTGGATATTGCGGACGATAGCGTTGCAGTGGATTTGTACATCATCGCTGATGCCAGTGTTAACATGCGTGAGCTCGGTGAGACGCTTCAGCGTGAGATCGCCCGTGCCATCCAAGATATGGTGGGCATGATGGTGCGCCAGGTGAACGTTCACATAGATGGCGTCGAGTTCGCTTCGACCTCCGAACTCGCTTCTAGCTCGAGGGATCTATCTCGTCCAAGCCGTCCATCTGGGCGCTAA